The region GCCAGTGGAAGGGAAAGCTGCCGGATATACACAAGCAGCCAGCGGTGTTTTTGATTTATAGGTAGACATTGATTACACGCAAAAAGCCCCGGCTCATAGTATGAGCCGGGGCTTTTTGCGTGTAAAAGAAAAGGCCCCCGGAAACCGAGAGCCTTTGTCCAATGAAGAAGACTACTACCTAGTATTCTTATCTATCTACTTTATGATTCATTTGCGCGTTAAGCTTCCACTACTCAACATCCCACCACACGCGGGAAGTGTTTTTATCAGTAGCTGGTGCTAAACCAGATATACCTCCCTGTAAGTTCGTGTTGTTCAATGTAGCTTCCTCTACAGGGTAATTGTATCTTCTGGCAATGGCACCGTCGTTCAGTGCATCCTCAGCAGGATTCAAGGCAGGATAACCTGTTCTTCTCCATTCTGCCCAAGCATCAAAACCTTGCGGATACAATGCCTTCCACTTCTCTTCGCCAATTACCTGCAGCATGCCAACGGTAGTAGCGTCTAACAAACGGGCTGCCACATAGGTGCTGATCTCCTCTGGGCGGAAGTCCACTTTAGCACCAGCTTTCTCATCCCAGGTTGCAAAAGACATCTGAATGCCTTCGGCAAGCATGTCTGCTGCTACCTCATCCGTCCAGCCTCTTGCAGCAGCCTCTGCTCTGTTTAGGTAAGTATAAGCAGCAGTCATTACTGGAAGTGGAGCCTCTGCAGCCCAAATGATGGTCGACATCTTGTTTCTGCCAGTACCACTCTCGTCATTATAGCCGTAAGGTACACCTTCTGCCGTTGCTGAAGTGCCATACACTTTAATACGGGCATCGAAAGTTTTATTAGAAGTTGGGTTCAAAGACCCTTCAGCAGTCATTGGATCACCCTGCAACGCATCCACAAACTCGTCTGCCAGGAAGTAGTCAGCACGTCTGTTACGGTTGAATGGGTTCTGGTAAGCTGTCAGCGACTCATATCTGAACCATGCTTCTTCCTCTATCTTTTCGATGGCACCGGCTGGATGATTCAATGCTTCGTTGAACACAGCTACAGCGTCAATCGAAGAAGTAGCATCTACCTCAGACAGCTGCAGGGCAGCCTGCATCAACACAGAGTTGGCAAGCTTCTGCCAGTTGTCAAGGTTCCCATCATACAGGATATCACCAATTGGTGCAACGTCTCCACCCTCCGCTAACAGGTCGCGGCCTTCCTGCAGGTCTGCGATCAGCTGTGTGTAGATTTGCTCCTGCGTGTCATATGCTGGCGTGAGATTATCCAGTCCTTTAAAGGCATCTGTAAAAGGTGCGTCACCCCAAGTATCCGTTAGTCTCTTCAACACGATCGCTCTGAAGATCAGCGCCTCACCTAGCTGCAGATTAGGATCACCTTGCGCAAGTAGTTCAGGTGTGTGCTGTGCTTCATCGCGTGCGATATCGATCACTGCATTCAAGTTAGGCAGGACACGGTTATAGTATGTTGCCCAAGAGGCAGGCGTCTCAGCATACAGCATTTCGTCTGTATACGTAACCTGAGACTGGTACTGTACATACAATGTCGGGTTCAGAACACCCTGGCGGCCAGTCATTGTTGCAAAAGACTGAATGGCTCCAGACAATAGCCCCGCAGGATATGGATCATTGGGTCCGTTAGGGTTTTCGTTGATATCCCCAAAGTCCACTGTTTCGCAGGCAGTAAAGCCCTGTGCAAGCACAAGTCCCAATGCCAAGTATATAAATCTTTTCTTCATTATTCGTAATTTTTAGAATGTCAGTCTAACATTTACACCATAGCTCTTTGTACCTGGCAACTGTGCGTTCTCACCGTAAGTCTGAGAAAGCTCAGATGGATCCCAACGGTGGAAGTTATCGTCAGATACAGACATCAGCCACAGGTTTCTGCCCACCACGCCGATAGTAGCGCCTTTGATCACGTTGTTCTTCAGGGCTCCGTCTTTAAACAGGCTAGAGAGGTCATAAGATAAGTTAACATCTCTCAGCTTGATGAAGCTGGCATCGTGCACGAATGGCTCTGCAATAGAGTTCGCGTTGAACTGCTGGTAATAGTCAATACCTTCTATATAAGTATCAACAGCCTCACCATTTGGTGTAACACCTACTACGTGTACGCCACCACCGTCAGCAACTGCATCACGCACGTTGTTGCCTTTGTCGTTGATGCTGGCAGTTTCTTCAAGTAGGCCGGAATAGTAACCCCACTGCTCTGATAACGAGAAGAACTTACCACCTTTCTGGAAGTCGATAGCGGCTGTTAGTGACAGGCCTTTGTAGCTGAATCTGTTCAGGATACCACCAGTAAAGTCTGGTAGCACAGAACCGAAGTATTTGTTAGCCTCTGTTACATACAGACCGTTCTCGTTCACGATGCGGTTGCCGTTTTCGTCTGTAGCAAAACCAATGCCTCTCAACTGGCCCCAGTTGCTGCCAAGTTCATGCGTAACTGTTACAAACTCCCAATCATCGCTACCACCTGGAGCTGAAATTGCATCCAATCCTTCAGGAAGCTCATCTACCGTGGTTCTGTTTCTGGCATAGTTAACCAGAATGTTCCAGTTAAAGCTGTTATCTGACTTGAACACATCACCGTCAATAGCTACTTCTACACCTTTTCTAGAAGAGGCGCCAGCGTTTGTCAGGAAGTCACTGTAACCGGTCGTAGTAGAGATACTTACTGGAATGATTTCATCTTTTCGAGTCTCATCATAATAAGTAAAGCTTGCTCCGATTCTGTTGTTGATGAATCGCAAGTCAAAACCAGCCTCGAAGGAGGTGTTAAGAGCAGGCTTGATGTTCGGGTCAACCAGCAGTGTTTTGCTGTATACCAGCAGGTTAGAGCCACCCCATGGTTGAGAGCCGAGAGAGTAAACCGGGTTGATGCGCTGTGCGGCAACGTCGTTACCTACCTGTGCCCAGCCAGCTCTTACCTTACCGAATGAAAGAGCTTCGAAACCATCAATCAGCTCAGTGAAGATAAAGCTGGTACCGATACCTGGGTAGCCGTAGCCATTTTTATCGTTAGGCAGCGCAGAACTCCAGTCTCTTCTGTAGCTTGCATCTACATAGATCATATCTCTGAAACCGATAGAGGCATTACCGTAAATGCTTCGTACCTCCTTATCTCTGAAAGTAGTCTGAGGGGTTGGCGTGATACCAGCGTTCGGGAAGATGTACAGGTCAGGGATGATCAACCCACCGGTATTGGCACCTGGGTTCATGCGAGCTTGGAAAAGACTATAGTCGTTCTTTCTGATGTTTCCACCTACGAAGGCGTTGATATCAAAGTCCCCGAACTCATTCTCGTATCTAATGTCAGAACTGAAGTTGTTCTCAGACTCAGAAAGGTCGTAGCGTCCGAAGGCATTGCTCCAGGGGTTGTACAGGTCTGCTGCAGCAGAACTAGAAAGTGAGGTAGGAAAGTATTCTTCGAAGAGGTATTCTGTGGCAGTTCTTGAGCCAGTTGCCGTCAACTTCCAGTTGTCGTTGAAACTATAAGCGGCAGACAAACTACCAGTAAAGTTATCATTGCTTCTCTTCTGCTCATAACGTTCCAGGAACGTATATGGGTTAAACCAGAATGCAGGCTTCTCAAAGCCACCGCCATAATATGTATAGTAGTCAGGTCCCCACCAGTTCCAGGATGTAGAATATCCACCTGGAGTCTCCAGGTTTCTCAGCTCTCTCAACTTGTCAGTATCAACATTTCGCGAGAACCATGAGTTGAACATACCAGAGGTCTGGTTGCTGTAACCATCTGCCTGGTCACCAGTAATCTCAGAAGTAGTATAACGAATATTGGCATCTACACGGAGTTTCTCGGTGGCATTGAAACCAAAATTCGTAGTGATGAAATGTTTCTTCAAATCAGTGAATGGGGTGATACCCTGCTGATCCAAGTTGGTGTAGGAAATACGAGCATTGTATTTCTCGTTCCCACCGCCAAATGCGATGGAGTTCTTCTTCGTTACACCAGTGTCATAGAAATTTTTAATGTTGTCTGGCTGAGCCTCATAGGCAACAGTCTGCCCAAAGTATGGGTTCGGGTTCTCTGCCGTCCCAGGCCACCAAGCATACCATGGCACATATTGTTGACCATCAAACTTAGGCCCCCAGCTTTCGTCTGCATAGTTTTCATCCCATAGCAGGTAGCGTTTACCATTGAAAACCTCCCACTCAGCTGGATAAGGTGTTCCCTCAGCACCAGCAGCGAAATCAAAAGTACCGAAAGCACCATCTTGATGATAACCACCGCCATACTGGTTCTGGTACTTAGGCAGGTAAGCCACTTTGTCCCACATAG is a window of Pontibacter kalidii DNA encoding:
- a CDS encoding SusC/RagA family TonB-linked outer membrane protein produces the protein MKKILFLSLLLVTALLHQAMAQVRAITGKVTDAATSQPLPGVAVIVKGTTVGTTSGVDGSYSINVPEGSNTLVFRFIGYKTVERAIGNASAVDVALETDSEQLQEVVVTALGIEREKRTVTYATQEVEAKDLNITQNVNIKDALAGKVAGVQINGQAGSKLGQFGKIRIRGAISLTSDNDPLYIIDGVPADPNDVDMENVASVNVLKGPNATSLYGQRAESGVVVITTKKGTGNISVEVASSTMWDKVAYLPKYQNQYGGGYHQDGAFGTFDFAAGAEGTPYPAEWEVFNGKRYLLWDENYADESWGPKFDGQQYVPWYAWWPGTAENPNPYFGQTVAYEAQPDNIKNFYDTGVTKKNSIAFGGGNEKYNARISYTNLDQQGITPFTDLKKHFITTNFGFNATEKLRVDANIRYTTSEITGDQADGYSNQTSGMFNSWFSRNVDTDKLRELRNLETPGGYSTSWNWWGPDYYTYYGGGFEKPAFWFNPYTFLERYEQKRSNDNFTGSLSAAYSFNDNWKLTATGSRTATEYLFEEYFPTSLSSSAAADLYNPWSNAFGRYDLSESENNFSSDIRYENEFGDFDINAFVGGNIRKNDYSLFQARMNPGANTGGLIIPDLYIFPNAGITPTPQTTFRDKEVRSIYGNASIGFRDMIYVDASYRRDWSSALPNDKNGYGYPGIGTSFIFTELIDGFEALSFGKVRAGWAQVGNDVAAQRINPVYSLGSQPWGGSNLLVYSKTLLVDPNIKPALNTSFEAGFDLRFINNRIGASFTYYDETRKDEIIPVSISTTTGYSDFLTNAGASSRKGVEVAIDGDVFKSDNSFNWNILVNYARNRTTVDELPEGLDAISAPGGSDDWEFVTVTHELGSNWGQLRGIGFATDENGNRIVNENGLYVTEANKYFGSVLPDFTGGILNRFSYKGLSLTAAIDFQKGGKFFSLSEQWGYYSGLLEETASINDKGNNVRDAVADGGGVHVVGVTPNGEAVDTYIEGIDYYQQFNANSIAEPFVHDASFIKLRDVNLSYDLSSLFKDGALKNNVIKGATIGVVGRNLWLMSVSDDNFHRWDPSELSQTYGENAQLPGTKSYGVNVRLTF
- a CDS encoding SusD/RagB family nutrient-binding outer membrane lipoprotein — its product is MKKRFIYLALGLVLAQGFTACETVDFGDINENPNGPNDPYPAGLLSGAIQSFATMTGRQGVLNPTLYVQYQSQVTYTDEMLYAETPASWATYYNRVLPNLNAVIDIARDEAQHTPELLAQGDPNLQLGEALIFRAIVLKRLTDTWGDAPFTDAFKGLDNLTPAYDTQEQIYTQLIADLQEGRDLLAEGGDVAPIGDILYDGNLDNWQKLANSVLMQAALQLSEVDATSSIDAVAVFNEALNHPAGAIEKIEEEAWFRYESLTAYQNPFNRNRRADYFLADEFVDALQGDPMTAEGSLNPTSNKTFDARIKVYGTSATAEGVPYGYNDESGTGRNKMSTIIWAAEAPLPVMTAAYTYLNRAEAAARGWTDEVAADMLAEGIQMSFATWDEKAGAKVDFRPEEISTYVAARLLDATTVGMLQVIGEEKWKALYPQGFDAWAEWRRTGYPALNPAEDALNDGAIARRYNYPVEEATLNNTNLQGGISGLAPATDKNTSRVWWDVE